In Struthio camelus isolate bStrCam1 chromosome 12, bStrCam1.hap1, whole genome shotgun sequence, the DNA window TTTTGAACATGAAGGTGGCTGAGCTCTGGAAATTGCTCTTGTCCCTGGACCCAACCTCTATCAACAACGGCAATGTCTGAGCCTTGGCTCCCTCTCCCGTCTCCAGCTTCCTTGGTGGCTCCTCTTTCTCTCCGGCTGCATCTTCTCCTTTAGATGTCCCCTTCATGTGGCCAGCAGGGCCTTGGGTTTCTCCGGGTTTCACCAGTCTCTTTTTCAAGCTAAGATCCAACACAACCTCGTCGGGGGCTGGCTCCCTGCCCtctgcgctgccggggccgctcaGGCTGCCGTCCTGAGGTTCCGGATCACTTGTTGCCGCCCGGTCACGGGGTAGAAGCCTTGGTTTGTGACTCTTGGGGGCCCGTTTGCAACAGCCGCCCCCTTCGCCAGCCATCGACTTGCAGCTGTGAACCACGCTGTCCCCTGCTTGTAACGCCTGGCTGGCCTCCTTCCGAGCAGGCAGTGCACCGGACATCTCCGAGATATCTTTGACCGCAGCTGGCTCTGACAGAGACCTAAAAGAGTCCTTGCTTCCCAAGCTGTTCCCCACGTTTTGGAGCGGAGTATCTACCTTTGGATGGTCCTTTGAGAAGGGAACCTCGGCTGAGCCTTCGGACCCTTCCAGATAGTCTCGGTAAGGCGCCAAGCTGAAGACGTTGTTGATAACTGGCATGGGTGGGGACGAAGGAGAAATCTCGCCACTTTGTAGGTCTTTCAGCCTACCCTCTGGAGATGCAACCTGAGAAGAGGAAACCAGCTCTTTGGCTGTGTCTTCGACCTTGGAGGGCTCTCCCTTCCCTAAATGCTGGTGGGAGACCGGGCTGTCAGCTGTAAAGACTGGAGCTGCTGGGGGGGCTTCGAGAGCCCCTCTGGTGCCATGGGTGCTTTCCCTGAGGGTCAGGCttgtcctcctcttctccaggtaGGGGGGGTCCTGCTCCCGCGCGGTGGGTTTTGCTGCCGGGCAGAAGTCCAAGCTGTAGCCCAGTTCCCCTTTGGGAAACGTTTCTAAGAGTCTATCCGAGCCCCTGGGCAGCTTGTCCAGGGCGCAGACAGGTTGGAAAGCGCTATTCTGGCTCACCACCGCCTTCCTGCGGGAGCTTTCCAGGGGTGCCTGAGGCCCGCGGGGAGCAGCGGCTCTGCCGTCCCCGGGCCGTTCGCGAGCCGGCTCCGCTCCGGCGAAGGAGGCGCTGTACAAGGCGGCGTCAGGGGGACCGAAGGCAAAGCCGGGGTTCGGCTGCAGGAAGTCCACCTGGTACGCGGGTGGCcgctgctggggctcggcgtcTCTCGGCAGCGCGGCAGCCGGGGAGGGCGGCGAGGCCACCGCGCTGGAGCCCGCCGCCCGAGGCACGTAGCTCTCCAAAGGGCCCACGAAGTAGCTTCTTGGGGCTTGAGGCTTAAGGTAAGTGCTAGGAAAAGGCTGAGGTTCCCCGCTCCCCGGGAAGCCGAATCCTTTGTAGCTGCCAGGCACGGACGAGAGGGCGTTGGCCTGCTTCTCCAGGGCGGCAGCCTCCGGATGGTACACCAGGGCCGGCTTGTGGACGGGCAGCGGGTAGGGAGCGTGCGGGTAGCAGGCTGGCGGTCCCTCCCGAAAcgccggggccggggagaggggcagcgggctggcggcgggcgcgcggaCCTTGGACCACGCGTCCTGGCTCAGGCCGCCGCCGGCGAGCTCGGGGCCCTTCCTGGGGTCGCGCGCGGCCGGGTAGCTGGCCTCCAGGaacggcgggcaggcggcgggcccGTATTGCTCCAAGGCGGCGGCGTAGTACGGGGGGAAGCCGAGAGGGGAGCCCACCCGCGCGTCCTTGCCGGGCGGCGCcaggccggggggcagcggcaggAGGCCGGGCTCCGGCGGGGGGCCCgtccggggcccggcggggccgcagcgccgCTGCCGGTGGGGCAGAGGGtggctggccggggccggggcagcgaggGCCCACTCCGCCTCCCCGGGCCGCGTCCGCAGGCCCTCGCCCGGCGTCGCCAGCCGCAGCGGCGCCCCGGCCTCCACGTAGCAGACGGGCGCCCCGTACACGGGCTTGGGCACGGCCAGGGTGCCGCAGCCCGCCTGAGCGACGGCCACCGGCTGCTTGACCGCGAaggggcggcccggggccggcgggtccTGCGGGCCCAGCTGGCTGGCCCACTTCTCCCGCGCCATCAGCAGCTCC includes these proteins:
- the C12H15orf39 gene encoding uncharacterized protein C15orf39 homolog — translated: MAGKRHLEALDPVVFNKLPRLEPEAGLGLAAGLCKASPAPNPASETHFNYKGSYFACPLPGHDGPEVLARWGPAAAYLRYAGGQPLRAEGALVNCLLYRRQAESLGARPRPPSAEKGKDSLVRELLMAREKWASQLGPQDPPAPGRPFAVKQPVAVAQAGCGTLAVPKPVYGAPVCYVEAGAPLRLATPGEGLRTRPGEAEWALAAPAPASHPLPHRQRRCGPAGPRTGPPPEPGLLPLPPGLAPPGKDARVGSPLGFPPYYAAALEQYGPAACPPFLEASYPAARDPRKGPELAGGGLSQDAWSKVRAPAASPLPLSPAPAFREGPPACYPHAPYPLPVHKPALVYHPEAAALEKQANALSSVPGSYKGFGFPGSGEPQPFPSTYLKPQAPRSYFVGPLESYVPRAAGSSAVASPPSPAAALPRDAEPQQRPPAYQVDFLQPNPGFAFGPPDAALYSASFAGAEPARERPGDGRAAAPRGPQAPLESSRRKAVVSQNSAFQPVCALDKLPRGSDRLLETFPKGELGYSLDFCPAAKPTAREQDPPYLEKRRTSLTLRESTHGTRGALEAPPAAPVFTADSPVSHQHLGKGEPSKVEDTAKELVSSSQVASPEGRLKDLQSGEISPSSPPMPVINNVFSLAPYRDYLEGSEGSAEVPFSKDHPKVDTPLQNVGNSLGSKDSFRSLSEPAAVKDISEMSGALPARKEASQALQAGDSVVHSCKSMAGEGGGCCKRAPKSHKPRLLPRDRAATSDPEPQDGSLSGPGSAEGREPAPDEVVLDLSLKKRLVKPGETQGPAGHMKGTSKGEDAAGEKEEPPRKLETGEGAKAQTLPLLIEVGSRDKSNFQSSATFMFKKYKILKSLPPGAVPPRQAARPQAMQPSPPAVAPSDSVPAPQSPHVSPQPRSPPVPPALHANPQPSTSVLQVTCLNLKLPDISKPLLPGAPEAPRAPGEDNVSLPSHCESPGQQTSASQYFTALHASLCNVISCSVSGSSPELLREWLKRAEPEEELKEMPKSPPKPKNGSRLSEPQKPTKGKEIWLAFKDVAALLNKLLSQLETFMFTRKCPFPHVVRAGAIFIPIHVVKEKLFPKLPGASVDQVLQEHKVELRPTTLSEEKLLRDLELKSCTSRMLKLLALKQLPDIYPDLLNLHWHDSVKQQLGSSSQAGQHASK